The Aythya fuligula isolate bAytFul2 chromosome 5, bAytFul2.pri, whole genome shotgun sequence sequence GCTGTTTGCCGCAGCACAGTGTTACAGCAGCATCTGCTAGAGATGCTTATGGGGGTTTGATTCTTCTGGGGCTTATATTGTGTACTGCCTTGTTGGCTGCTGACTGGGAAGGAAGCCAAGggccttttctttgctttgtctcCTACTTTCTTAGCCTGTGGGTATACTGGAGTTTGAAGTAAGGTGAAACAGACCTTTAGGATCACGCAAAATTTTATGGGGCTGGAGAGGTTTTTCCATCCCAgtccagctgctggcaccactCGTACTTGATGAGCTTTGTCTCCATGATTGAATCTGTCAGGGTGCCCAAACCACATGCTGAAGCCATGTGTTTGGCTAAGGGCGCCCAGTGGTGCTACCTACCTACCCTTGGGGAGCCGTAGCTTCTGCATTCTCCCAAACCTCAGCAAGTCCTGCCTCAATCTCTGCCTGGAATCAGTGTATCTTGACAGTGCACAGTAGCAGATGGTTTCATTCTGTAACTATTGCTGCAATGACTATCCTGTCACTCAGTTTCAGCCCTTTGATGTCAGTTCAGGAGCATGGTTTTCTGGCtgccagaatttttttttttccccaagcgtTTTGCAAGAAactaaaaatgctttcagaaggtAGGCGGAAGAGGTGTGGTCATAGTGCTGTAAATCAAACACAGTATCAACCACCTAACTcatctgaatgtttttgaaCAGTTTCTGAGGGGAAGTGAACTGATAGGAATGGAGGAAATAAGGACCAAATTCCTATTGAGTTTAATAGCTACTTAGTGCAGCACAAAGTGGTAACAAAGAGGGGTGGTATCTGTTTCTCCAAGTAGGGAGCAGCTTGAATCTATGTAGCTGTTGGCTTTACCACCTAATAGCACTCTGCAGGCAACGATAAATTGTATGCTGCTGAACTGCAGTATGTCTTGCTTTCATTCTGATCTGGTATTAACGTTATCAGAAAACTTAGGAAAACGAAGTGTTTTTATTCACCCAAGTCATTTCCCAGTTTAGGTTCAGGCTGTGATTGCCCAAACAATCAAGCCAGGATGgtacagaaagcttttttaaaaatagctttatcaCTTGGTGACTTGTAATACAGAATAACAGCACCCCAAATCCTCTGAAGTCTTTCTTTGCTGTAGGAATATATTTCATGTTCAAAACCAGGTCACTTAAGAAGCATGGACGTATCTCCTATTTAGTGAAGGGTTGGACAAAGAAGCAAGATTTGCTTCTGTGGTAATTCTGGGTTGCAAAACCTCCTTTTAACACAAGGCCCACTCAATCAGAGGTgatctgatttttgtttattcccACCTTCCAGGAACATTGCCAGGCCAAGAGCCACAAGTAAGCCAGTTGTGTTGGCTGGACCAGGAATCAATGACAAGTGGTGTTTATGTTCAGCCAGCGTGgtaatctttaaaataaatgtacagcATTTTTGCTGGTCCAGATGATATTACCTGGAGCAGAATAGGCTTACCTTGCCCTATCTATAGCAAGTGTGGGTAGCATGTCATGGCACACTAGCATGAGAACTTCACACTGCAAATACCTCTTGCTTTGTCAAAGAGGAAACTTCAGCAGGTGTCCAGGAATCACAACTTGCTTGATGAGGTTATTATGTTGGTTTCCATGAAAATCTTCGTGATCACTACTCAAGTACCGACTCTCTGTTAGGTCAGTTTGCTGATCTTCCCTTACAGTAAGATGGAGAGCGAGAAGTAAAATGTGTTAGTTAGAAATATCTAAGTACCATCTTAGATGGTACATCATAGAAATATGCTAAGTACCATCTATACCATCTATATAATCTCTGTAGGACGCCAAATGGGACGGATGTTGGATTGAAATTCAcattgcaaacttttttttatatactttattaCATCTCAATGCATTTTCATTAGAATTAATTGGTCAtagtaatgttttttaaatacagtgaaGAGAACAAGTGCAAACAATCAAAGGAAACTACATGTATTCATCATCTGCCAAGGACACAACTTCTTAGCCCTAACGCTATCATATTAAAATTGTAAGGTCTCCTTTCTTGAGTCAATTATGAAGGTTAAGCCAGGAAACTCCCTGTGTCAGGACTGAGCTCCTAAGACAATGTGAGACACAATTTGGGAAGGTAAAACAAGTATTTAGTTCAGGGAAGGCGAAAAGCCAATATAGGTCAAAACGGGGTCAATGACATGCTGAGCCAAACACAATGCTTTTCAGGGAAAAGACTGGCCAGCTTTTTAGCATTGATCATGCTGCAACAAGCTTTCCTTGTCTATGAAAACAGGGGCTTGAGGTCACTAGTTATGCCATAGTTTAGGTAGCTCTAAATAATCCAAGGCAGCTTCACATTTGGGAAGGGAATTACAGACATTCCTGAATACAGAAGAAAAGCGACAGAGCTTCAGGCGTTTGGCCAATGTTAGTGCAGTGTAACAAACCCACCCAGATAGTACAGAAGTTTCAGCAAATGAACCAGCCAAGAGATGACATAATGGgtcttctgttttgtgtttttcaaaatcatCTGAAGTGCAGCACTGCCCTCTtgtgtttaaaaggaaaaagcaacaaaacaatgaattaacggtatttttaatgtagtgTTTATGCTCCAGTATTCCTTATAAATACGTATATGTTGAAGAGAAATTCACATCTGAAAGTGAGGAGAACGCTTATTAGACTCAcaataaaacagctttcttgCTGTAAGTATACAGGGTTTATAAAGGTGTATTATGCAGTGTCAAAAGGCTTCAGTCTGTGAGGGCCTATCATTGAAACTGctttagttgttgttgttttgtttttgtttttttttaaaggcactaAATCCTTAAGCAATTCACAAGTTATtaggaaactgaaaagaaatgtggtAACCTACATATCCAGATACATATTTATGAACTCCATTCTATATAAGGAGTTGGATAAAAGTTTAATTGTAGAGCTCGAAGTGAGTGTTAAACATCACATGGGCATGTGAACTCTGCCTAAGCTGGCCATAAACATAGACATACCCACTGACCAGATAACATACACACAGACTGACTACAGGGTCAAGACATCACTTCTATGTGAGAAAACCCATCTCACTCCCTTGAGAGGGAACCAATAAAACAtgcacataaaacaaaaattggcCAAAACCTAGTGTTCAGAGGCTTGAGCTCTTAACTTTCTTAGTACACAATTCCACATCTGCCCTCCTGCAATGGCAAAGTACTGCTGAGTCTTCATACGCAAACAGCAAAAGCCACATGATGAGTAAGTGCCACTCGGCTGCAGAAACTGGCAAGTTATTGGCAGTAAACATCAATCGTCTCTCCAGAAGTCATACTTCTTTATCCAACCTGccactaaagaaaaaaacaacaaaatgcacCACAGGTTTATATGAAGCTGGAGGGGTAAATATCCACACCACAGGGTTGTACAAAGACCAACTCCCTTGTCTAATGCAGTTTATATCCAGTGAGTGGTGGACACAAAGCTCACCAGTGGTAGCAGATATGTGAACTCCCACCCACAGAGTTCCACTGCTATGAATGCCCTCATATCCAGCAACAGGGGGAAGAGATAATTGCTTACAAAACTTGTGTTTCAAGAAATGGATCCAGCTATTGCCCTGGAGAACTCCTGCATTAAATTTTCACCTGTTTTTCTGTGACAGTTTATTTAGAAAAGTGGTAGCAATAGCAGCAACCAAGTTTATCAGTAAATAGggcagcattttgcatttttttagaaagagaaaaagatggtTGAAACCCCAAACATTTACTGTACTTAGTTGAATGATATTCTGTAAACTCTGAGCCAAGAAGAGCAAGTCTTAAGAGGTAATGAAATGGGACACTGAGGTCAGGGAGGAGGTTCCCCAGTGCTGAGAGTATCATAAAACAGAATCAGATCATTGGTGCAGAAACTGAGAGCAAGACGGGAAAACTAAGCTCTCTGCCATCCTTGCATCCCAGAAATTAAATCTGCTTGAGAATACATGACACATGCTTCTATTTCTAttccatttcccttcctcttgttttttttttttttccttgcattatTCAATCTTGtagacaacaacaaaacaaaatcgGATTTTCCTTAGTGAATATCAAGACAGTTGCATcatactgtttcatttttaaacttactctcagtcctcctcctcctccagaaCCTGAAGCTGcaattcttttttctatttcttcctgtttctttttcttctgctctacGGAATAAGTGTTCTTAATACCTCGAGAGGAAGCCTGCGAGGAAATATTTGCATAAGGTCAGTCATTTTTATGGATAGAAGCCAAACTGCGAGTCCTGGTAATGGTACCTTGTGAACTCTGGTTTGCATGTAAAGATGGAAACAGTAATTAACGCTACCATGATGTCAAACCAGACTTTTCAGAGTACTTCTTTATATTAAGTGCTCTTGCAGGTATGTGAGGGAGTTCTAGTTTGATATTAATATATCCAGGTGAACATACTTTAATGCAATTAAGTGTACCCAGTTTGCATCCCTTAAGACACAAGGACAGAACTTaactttaccaaaaaaaaaaaaaaaaaaaaagctctgggCTTTTGGTTTGTAGTTTTTTCCAGCGTCAGGGCCTCTTCTTCCCCTCATGAACAGACTTAAGTGGGAAGAGACAATTTGGGCAGGTACAACTTCTAAGAACTTCAGCTGTTTAAACATCCATTCAtgtttttcagctcttctcATCAAATGGAGATGCTATCCAAGTTCTTGGTACAAGtttaacaatttttttatttttttttttttaaaagagagagaaactgagtgatacttgtattttctttaatagcCTAATAGCTACCATAGAACTTCAAAGCTATCTGCAACCCAAGTTGCTTcacttctccttcctcccaggaAACCATTTTAGCCTTTTAAGAGCTGGATGAGGACTTCCTTCTCTTATACACTTCTCAAAAGTATATTTCAAGCTgctatcctaaaaaaaaaaaaaaaaaaaaaaagagaaaaagtttgAGACTACAGGAGGATTGCTTTTAATATGTAGTctgagacaaaaatgaaaagtaacaaTTTCTACAGAAAGGCTCTGAAGTGTTACTGTTGTTGGTTCAATTACTTAGCTAACTTCCTCAAGACCAGGTCAGTGTGGTTGTCACTAGTAATAGTCAATTTTTAATTCGATATATAATTTCAGTAACATGGAAGCAACACGTGACTCTCTTTATAGATCAGCTGTGGTATTCAGGATATACTTTTTCCTTACTGTCAGTTTTGTATGGTTCACTTCTTAACAACTTCCTTGAAAAGTAAGGATAGGAAGATGGGCTAGTGAGTTCTAGCCACTCTCATAGATCAGTGATGTTCTACCTTATGAAGCTTTAAGGCTATTGAAACTGCTAAAACCTACCAGCCTTAAAAAGACGGAAGACAAAGTACGTACTTTTACCTTACTAGAACTTAAGCTGAGAAATACTTTTGGTTGTTCCCACACTGATAAATCAAACTTGTGAGTGTCCATAATCTGCCTTTTTAAGAGATGGAAAATGTATTCTAACTTGAAATTGCCATTGCAGCAGTTGAATAACAACTCTAGTTCTCAGTAGTTATGTCTCTTGCTTTCAAGTCTTATCGTGTGTGGAAAAAGTAACAGTGAACTTGCTCTTCAATTGCTAAATGGTTTTCAAACtctgaaagaacttcttccatCCAAACAAGCTCAGTTACCTTGCAGTGGTCTTTGAGTACTTACCTAGCTGCACAATCtagtatgtgtgtgtatatactgAAGTATGGAGGTAAAATATCAGTACTCAGAAAACCTACCGACAATGCCCATAATCCATGCACGATATCTGGTGTTCCTGCAGAAGTCCTAGCTACTTTCCCTGTAAACCAGCTCCCCAAATATATTCTGAATAAATAGCATTTAATCAGGCGTTACCTCCATCTGCCTCTTCTCGGCAGCTTCTGCTAGctgtcttctttttatttcctaaataaaatgtgaaagacaGTGAAACTCTATTCCGATACAGTCTGTACCTTCTTTTAAAAGTCTGCATTTTTAAGTGACTCAAACCTGTACTGCAAACCGTCACAAAATGCCAACCTTATGTCAATTAGCATCGTTTTTACCTCCACCGCAAATGTGGGAGAACAAAGTGTGTTTAGTGACTAATGGGCTAgaggagcagctgctgacagAGCTGCAGTCCAACCCTCCCCCCCTTAGAAACCTCTACGGTGCTTTTGCTCCCCGAAAAACAAGGAGAAGACAGTGATAAATGTCCTTGGGGAAGGTAAAGAAGGGGTTGTTGTACTCTGCCTGGCTAAAAGCCGCAGGTGGGGAGTGGAGGAGGgcgggcaggggcagccagccctgcagcagctcctgtccctgcagcctAAACCTGACCCCGTgcggctgcggggagccccCAGCGCTGTGTCCAGGGCAcctttctccccttcccaggGCAAAAGGaggcgccgggggggggggacggggacggacACAGGCGGCGGGGCCAGGCCCAGGGCCTCGGGGCCTCACCGCGCTCGCAGGCGGCCGGGGGGAAGCGGCCGGGCCGCACTCACCGGGTCGGGCGTCTCCACCACGTCCTTGACGGCGCCCCCcaagcagggcaggcagagccccatGGCGGGGCCCCCCGCCGGCACGGCTGGCGGCGGccggggaggaagaggaggaggaggaaaaggaggcgGCGGCCCCGCCTGCGGCCTCCGCCCGGCGCCGCGCTCGGGCAGGGCTCGCCCCGCCTCGGGGCCgtgcggggcggccgggggcgggcatggccggggccggggccgggctcggGCTGAGCGCTGCGAGCCCAGGCGGTGCCTGAGGCTTTATGGGGTCACCGGCGGGGGAGCCGAAGGGGGCGGTGAAATCACAGCCCGAGGAACCACCCCAGGAACTGTCCCCGTGTAGCTCGGGTCCAGCCGGTGCTGGCGGGTCCGTAGCCAGCCCTCCCCAAAGGAGAGCAGTGCTCCAGTTCCCGTTTGCTCATGGCATTAGAGTCAATGTCTATTCACTTGAGGACACAATAAATCCTTCAAAAAGTAAACTGCGTTGCCTTCATTGTGTTAGGGCAAGAGGGGCAGTAGTCTAATTAATTTCCAGGTGGCTCTGGTAAACCTTAGGACTTGTAGTTTACTGGAAGTATGCTTAAATTAGAAGCAGCATTTCCATTCCCTGGTGCTATGCTGCCATCCACTGGCCTTGAGCAGCGGCAGGCTGCTTCCACACATCGGGTACTTGCATTTTTGGCAAGAGGGTATCAATGATACCGATACTGAATGTCAGCAGGGGGCTTCCTGGGGTCAGTAGAAAGCTCCTGCGGCCCTAATTCACAAACAGACAAACCTTCCCTCTGACCAGACAAAATTGTATTTAGCTGTCAGTGATAAAGCAAAATTCAGATGGAAGCATTGAGCCACATTATCAGGAGTTACGCTGATAGAAGTTGGTGATATCTAGCAAATGCACAGTGCTCTTTCTGTCTGATTATGTTGGTTTGGCCCAGCTGTATGTGCCAATGCCTGGCAGCCCTTTGGTGCTATCACGCGTGCTATTGTGAAATGAGAACTTGAAAGTCTCTGGTTTCTGCAGACCATAGCActtgtccccatccctcccaaCTGGCTTAGTTGGCACTCCAAGGTGAAGCAATTTCTGAGAGATTTCTGACATAACTTCTGAGAAATTAGCATAAACTGCTAAATGGGAAGGAACCAAGGCACCAGCATCTGCTAGATTTCTGGAAGTGTCAGAATAACTAAAGCTTGAGCCAGATTTAGTGCGGTCTAAAGATTGCTTTTGCTTCATGCTCCAATAcgatggtggtggtggggtgtCTCAAAGGTCCTGCTGAAAGCTGATAGTGACGTGCCTGTTGCCAAACCCTTAAATGCTCTGGCACAATCTCAGCTTGTAGCGATGTTGTCAGTGAGCACAGCAAGCACCTCCGTGCACTGCATTTTGGGCTTCAGCCTTTTGTCCCCTTTGAGATGGTTTGCTGTGCTTTCCTGTCAGCACTGAAGTGCCATGCAAACCTCTTCTCTCCATGCTGGCCTTGTTTCCCTGTGTTTACTTATACCGAATTTTCCAAaagtcttttcctctttcctgtctCTTatactttttctgttcctttttttcttaaaatgttgcTACCTTCTCTTTTGTCCTAGTTATTTATAGTAGCTATGGCATTGCTCTATTCAACAACATTTCCTGAACTTGGTTTTGTCTATATAGCCCTTCTCAGGGGTTAGGTGAAGAGTGTTAGAAGTACTCTTCACAAACAATGCCACATCTGTGCAGTTTCTTTCCTGTCTCAGTGCTATTGAACCAAGTACTTATTTCTGTGCCCATGTTCTTGTCCTGCTATTTATTCCACGAGTACACGATGTCATATGTTACTGTAATTTTAGTTCTTGTGTCTGTTCCCTGCAGCTCTAATTAGCCATCAGAGAGGATTATCATTACTGCTAAACG is a genomic window containing:
- the SVIP gene encoding small VCP/p97-interacting protein, which codes for MGLCLPCLGGAVKDVVETPDPEIKRRQLAEAAEKRQMEASSRGIKNTYSVEQKKKKQEEIEKRIAASGSGGGGGLRWQVG